The following coding sequences lie in one Musa acuminata AAA Group cultivar baxijiao chromosome BXJ1-8, Cavendish_Baxijiao_AAA, whole genome shotgun sequence genomic window:
- the LOC135589161 gene encoding transcription factor HEC2-like: MDVDLSNSRQENQVNMMNLMLQLAETDQVSTDPLQEYLPTATFAAPQTPTNLSGNGDLSLVREMAFQIAAMQPIDIDPESARPARKRRNVRVSKDPQSVAARLRRERISERIRVLQRMVPGGTKMDTASMLDEAVRYVKFLQTQVQSLERAAAAGAVPAHGNCCSCFRDTYQLQ, translated from the coding sequence ATGGACGTCGACTTGTCAAACTCTCGTCAAGAGAACCAagtgaacatgatgaacttgatgctgCAACTTGCTGAAACCGATCAGGTCTCCACGGATCCACTGCAAGAGTACTTACCTACTGCCACCTTTGCTGCTCCTCAAACCCCCACTAATCTATCCGGCAATGGCGACCTATCACTAGTGAGGGAGATGGCGTTCCAGATAGCCGCGATGCAGCCGATCGACATCGATCCGGAGTCCGCCCGGCCGGCGCGGAAGCGCCGGAACGTCAGGGTCTCGAAGGACCCGCAGAGCGTGGCGGCCAGGCTCCGCAGGGAGCGCATAAGCGAGCGGATCCGGGTGCTGCAGCGAATGGTTCCCGGCGGGACGAAGATGGACACGGCGTCGATGCTGGACGAGGCCGTCCGCTACGTCAAGTTCCTGCAAACGCAGGTGCAGTCGCTGGAACGAGCTGCGGCTGCTGGAGCTGTGCCGGCCCACGGCAACTGCTGCTCCTGCTTCCGGGACACGTATCAGCTGCAGTAA